TCAAAAAGAAACGATGTAGTCTGATAAATGGGAACCGCGCGCGCATGTGTGGTGCTGTCGGGCGTATGCCCGGCATGGACAGCCCTGGTTCCGAAACCCTTAAAATGTTCATCCATGATTTTGTCCTTTCAGTATACTTCAGATGATATATTCATACGCCCTTTTTCTATTGAGCTCGTGGTGTCTTCTGACCATCTCCGCGAGTGTCAGTTCATCGAGTACACCATCGATGGCGAGTTTGACCTCGGTCCAGATGTCGCACATGATGCATTCCGGGATTCTCCCGCAGTCCCTGTCGCCTGTGCACGAGACAATGTCCATGGGACCCTCGAGAGCGCGTACGATCTCACCGAGCGTAATATCCGATGGCTGCTTTGCGAGCTCGTAGCCGCCCTGGGCTCCACGGGTACTCTTGACAATTCCCGCGGCGCGGAGTGCGTTCAGTATGTGTTCGAGGTACCGTACCGATATGTCCTGGCTCTCGGCGATCTGGCGAACCATGACTACTCCCTCGCCATACCTGAGCGCCAGCTCGAGTGCGGCCCGTGCGCCATATCGTCCTTTTGTCGAAAGCTTCATCTTTTCCTCTTTTTTACCCTTTAAAAAACAGAATTAATGCACCATGCATAATAGTGTTATCCGGTTATCCAGCTAAGCCAGCTGACATCATTAATCCCACTCGGCTTCGCCGTGTCTCCCTTACAAAACAAAGGGGGAACCAACCCATTCCCCTGTCCGTTTTTTCCTCCCTTAACAAGGGGGGATGCCGCAGGCAGGGGGGATCACATAGTGTCGAAGAAATCATATATTTCTGACTAAAACGTTTCCCATGCTTATCAAAAGGGATATCCAGTATTTTTTATATTTCAGATAATCCACATACCAATCGATTGAAAAGCACCAGTAATACATACAACACACATACTAACTGCATAATGAAAGGGAAAAATATCCTGAAACGAGTTCAGAACACCTGTCATACCGAACTCGTTTCGGCATCTTTCTCCGAAACAATACACCGTAAGTAACGGTGCCACAAAACACTTTTCAGATAACCGGTCTTAATTATTACTATTTCAGTAGGAATAATGATATTAAAAAGCGGGTGATTTGTCAAGCGGTTTTTACATTGCATGATCTTGGGGGAGCATTATCCGGAGAAAACCGCCGAAAGCTTTATTCTTCGGGAAATTCGTCCGATTCCGAAAGCGACGAGGATGGGTCTTCCGAAAAACGCGCCGCGATTATCTCCAGCGCCTGATCCGCCTCGTTTTCGGGGACACGTATCTCGATCTCCCCGAGACCGTCCATGGTGAACGGATAGACCGACCGTGGAACATCGGCCAGTTTGGTGGCATTCAATCCCTCAGCACGGAGAAGACCAACCGCCATGTCCGCGGTCGGTTCATCCCAGGTGCGGAATACCGTTATCTCTTCCACAATCTACTCCTCTTTCCCTGAACCGGTTTCCGCCATACGCTGGCATACATACCGTCGGCAGTTTTCCGGTCTGTTGTCATAATTCATGCACCTGAGACCATCCTCCGAAACATACCTGCAGCGCATGGGCCACTGAATGTAACGAACGCCGTCCTCCTCGTACAGGCGGGCGCCCTCATGGAGGAGCCACCATTCGCGGAAGGTGGCGTCGTGATACTCATGTTCTGAGATACGCCAGCGGACTGTCGTACAGCACTCTGCACGTTCGGGGCAGTCCACATCTTCGCACCGTATGCGTTCA
The bacterium DNA segment above includes these coding regions:
- a CDS encoding RrF2 family transcriptional regulator — protein: MKLSTKGRYGARAALELALRYGEGVVMVRQIAESQDISVRYLEHILNALRAAGIVKSTRGAQGGYELAKQPSDITLGEIVRALEGPMDIVSCTGDRDCGRIPECIMCDIWTEVKLAIDGVLDELTLAEMVRRHHELNRKRAYEYII
- a CDS encoding DUF2007 domain-containing protein, producing MEEITVFRTWDEPTADMAVGLLRAEGLNATKLADVPRSVYPFTMDGLGEIEIRVPENEADQALEIIAARFSEDPSSSLSESDEFPEE
- a CDS encoding YkgJ family cysteine cluster protein — translated: MKSIFERIRCEDVDCPERAECCTTVRWRISEHEYHDATFREWWLLHEGARLYEEDGVRYIQWPMRCRYVSEDGLRCMNYDNRPENCRRYVCQRMAETGSGKEE